The genomic DNA AGTCGGCGTATCGTGGAAAACTATCTTGTTTCCAAGGGCGTGATGCTGGATATATATCTGTATAATGGTGGCGTTGGCCGCAAGCTGTGCAATGCCCGTATTTCAAGCGTTGTGGGCGGGAGGATGAAACTCAGCCTTATCAACGTTTCTCCCACCGGTTTGAAACTCAAGAATCAGCGGGTTATTTGTTTCTGCAAGCCTTTTGCCTATTCCGGCCGTAAAATCAATGCGTTTGTTTCTTTGGTCGGGCAAGTGACGAAACGTGGCAGCGTCATCAAGGAGATGGCGTTGCTTACCCCGGTCCGGTATCGTTTTGTTATTCGCCGAAAACATGTCCGAAGGGCCGTTTCCAGAGAAGGCGCTGTGCGCGTCAAGGCATGGGATGGTCGTCGACGCAAGACATTCTGGATGGGGAAACCCGATTTGCAGACAGTGAACAATCCGGCTCGTTACGGTGACAAGACGCGACTCAGTGTGGAAAACATATCAGCCGGTGGAATGCGGATGTTCATCTTGCATCCCAAAGGGCAGATGCCTCCGCTGTCAGCGGGAAATCAATTGGTTCTGCGAGTCAGCCTTTGGAATCCAAAGACCAAAAAATATACCTATTTCAATGTGATTGGAACCATTCGCAGCCGCTTCAAGGGAAAGGGGGGCGCTATCGGTCTGGGAATCCAGTTTACAGCTCAAGGCGACAAGGTCGGCAGTGGCTATGTCTGGAAGACGTTGCATGGGGAAATGAAAGCTCTTGCACAATTCCTTGAAAACAATGAGAGCTAGCGAGAGCTTTTCAGATTAACCGTTTTTTTCTTACGGGGCGTATCAGCTTTTTTTCTGGCATTTTGGGCAGATGCCATACAGATACATTTTGTGTCGCAGCAGCTTGAAACCATGTGCTTTGGCCAGTTCCTCCTGGCGCAGTTCAATTGTTTCATCAAGAATTTCAAGGTTGGCACCGCATTTCTCACAGATGAGATGGTCGTGATGCTCTTTGCCGTAGCAGGCTTCGTAGCGTGTGACGCCGTCGGCAAAATCAAGCGGTTCTACCAGACCTGCCTCATTGAGAAGCTTCAACGTCCGGTAAATGGTTGCCTGACCGATGGATTTGTCGATTTTCTTCACCTTGGCATACAGCTCTTCCGATGAGAGGTGGCCTCCCTTCTTCAGAATGGTGTCGAGGACGGTCTGTCTTTGGGGCGTCATTTTCAGATTTTTGTCGGCCAGATATTCAGCAAAGACTTCCTGCGGTGTTTTCATAACTATATCCAATCGGTTTTGTTTATGATGAGCAATTGTATTTTACCCATACGGGAAGCAAAAAACAGTGTCAAACGTCCGGCTGACATTTTGTTATAATTCCCCGTTGGTTGAGTCCGAAATGTGAGAGAATGTCCAGTCCGTTGAGCCTGAGTACTTACTGATTTCAAATTAGTTCAGTGATTCGACTGGATAAACCGTAGAGTGCTCTTTTGCGAGTTCTTGCGGGAGTATTATAATATTTGATTTGCTTGGCGATTCTCATTGTTCTGCATGGGCAATATTTATAGCCTGAATGAAACTGGAGTTTTCTCCCACAGGGGACGACAATGAGAAGTCGAAGAAGTACCAAGGACCTTTACGTGGTCAAATCCGAGGCTGACAAACTCAGGAAGTTGGAGCCGAAGAAGCAGAAAGAGACCCGTGGAGTGTATGTCCTGAGGACAAACGAAGAAGTCATCAATAAATTTGCTGACATCATATATGATTTTGTCGATGAGGGAGGATTCTTTCTCCTGCTTGGTAGCGACAAGGTTTTTTATCAGACTTTGCGTCGCAGTCTGGTTTTCGAATTGGGAGTCGCAACGGATTTCATTCAGGTCGAGCATGAGCCGCAAAAGGGCGTCGGGCGGTTGCAGAAAATCATCGCTGAAGACCTTGCTCCCTTTGTTTTTCTGGAGCATAGGACTGAAGGTGTGACCAACCTCCAGGTTTTGTCTGGCATCAAGCAGGTTTATCCCGATGTTCCCGTCATTTTGACCACACGGGCGCTCGATAAGGAGCACCTTCTTCAATTCTATGAGGAGGGAGCTGATTACGTTCTTGATAAGAGTGCCAGTGTTAACGAGATTATCCGCAAGATCGTTCATTTGCTGAAGCCTCAGACTGAGATAGACGAGCTTGTCAACGTCGGACACAGGCTGAATGAGGACAATCGGTTTGAGGATGCCATCCGTCTTGCGAATACCATTTTGACCAAGCGGCCCAAGAGTCCTCGAGCACATCTCATTATGGGAGATGCGTTCAAGGGACTTGCAAAGAGAAAGCAGGCCTTGGCTGAATACCAATTGGCCGAGCAGAACTCGAATATGTTCATTGAACCATTGAAGAAGATATTCATCCTGCATGCCGAGGATGGGAACAAGGACGGCATGCTCGATTATCTGGTCAAGCTTGATGATATGTCGCCCTTGAATTTCAATCGCAAGGTCAAGATTGCTGATCTCAATTATGATATGGGAAAGGTCGAGGATGCAGAAGCGTATTATGATAATGCCATTAAATCCGCAGCCTCCGAGGCTCAGACCATAGTCGGTGAGATGAGTCTGGATATTGCCGAAAAGTTGACCAAAACCAATCCGGAACTGGCGGCCAAGTATTTCAGGAAGAGTCTTGATCTTGTTCGGGACTCAACGGACATGTCCTGCATGAACATGTTCAACCGGCTTGGTATTTCCTTGCGAAAGGCCGGACTCTGGGCGGAGGCGGTCGAGGCGTATGTTGCCGCTGAAAAGCTTTCTCCCGGAGATGAAAACATTCAGTACAATCTGGGCCTCGCCTATTATGATGGCAAGGATTACGTTTCGGCACGCAAGCGCCTTCTGATGGGACTCAAGATCAATCCCAGAATGTTCCATAAGAATGCTGAGGTCGCATACAATATGGGGCTTATATTTCTGGAGTCGGGTGACAAGCCGAAGGCTGAGAAGTTGATACGACATTGTCTTGAGATTGATCCTGGACACGAGGGTGCACGAAGTTTGGGTCTTGTCTAGCCGGGAGATGGAAATGGATCGTAGAAAATACGCGCGCAAGAGTCTCAGGGACGCGCTTGCCTGTATGTGCCGTATAGGGGATGAAGAACCGTTACACGGATTCATCCGTAATGTCGGAATAATGGGTGTCATGGTGGAAATCCCTGATCTGGAAGACGGACTGATATTCGAGTGCGGGCAGCCTATCGGGCTGGAGCGGGTCTGCCAGGAAAATGGTTGTCTTATACCTGACCAGAGCGGAACGGTGACCTGGCTGTATAGAGAATATGTCGGGGTTGCTTTTGCTTCCTCCATTCGGGACTCCGAAGAGGAGCTGTCCCAATGGCTCGAAGACCATGGGCAGCTCTGCGATTAACTCCCCGAATTCGTTTTTCGTTCTTGACATCGCGGTGTTGTGTTTCTACAACCAGTTTCCTCAACCGGCACAGTCCGGCAACGGAGAGGTGGCAGAGCTCGGTTTAATGCGCTGGTCTTGAAAACCAGAGGCGGGGCAACTCGTCCGGGGGTTCGAATCCCTCCCTCTCCGCCATAGATCATAATCACTTCATGTCAGAAAGTGTCATAAGCCCTCGAAATGAGGGCTTTTTTGTTGTCTTTAGCGTGTCTTGAGATGTCATGTTGTGTCATGGCGTGGCTGGTATAAAGGTACAAAAAGTGGTATAATTCAAATTATACCATTTCGCTTTATACCACTTGCAGGAGAACTCATGCCGTTGACAGATGCTAAGATCAAAGCTGCTAAGCCGAAAGGCAAACAATACACCATAAATGATGGCGAGGGCCTGTCTATCGTCATTAATCCAAATGGGCGTAAGTGGTGGCGCTTCCGCTACCAGGTGAATGGTAAGAGGACCATGCTCTCTCTGGGGAGGTATCCGTACATAGGGTTGCAGGATGCTCGCCTTAAGCGGGGGGATATGAAGACTCTTATTGCCAAAGGCGAAGACCCATCCTTGAAGCGCAAAGAAGAGAAGAGAAAGACTAGTGCTAGCGAGGCATTTGAGGCCATTGCTCGTGAGTGGTTTGGGAAGCAGGTAGACTCCGGTTGGAGTGAACGCCATGCCAAGACTACCATGGAACGGATGGACAAGAATATATTCCCTTTCATTGGTGGTCGTCCCATCTCAGAACTTGGTGTTGAGGATATGCTGAATGTCGTTCAACGCTGTGAGAGACGCGGGGCTGT from uncultured Pseudodesulfovibrio sp. includes the following:
- a CDS encoding Fur family transcriptional regulator — encoded protein: MKTPQEVFAEYLADKNLKMTPQRQTVLDTILKKGGHLSSEELYAKVKKIDKSIGQATIYRTLKLLNEAGLVEPLDFADGVTRYEACYGKEHHDHLICEKCGANLEILDETIELRQEELAKAHGFKLLRHKMYLYGICPKCQKKS
- a CDS encoding tetratricopeptide repeat protein, which produces MRSRRSTKDLYVVKSEADKLRKLEPKKQKETRGVYVLRTNEEVINKFADIIYDFVDEGGFFLLLGSDKVFYQTLRRSLVFELGVATDFIQVEHEPQKGVGRLQKIIAEDLAPFVFLEHRTEGVTNLQVLSGIKQVYPDVPVILTTRALDKEHLLQFYEEGADYVLDKSASVNEIIRKIVHLLKPQTEIDELVNVGHRLNEDNRFEDAIRLANTILTKRPKSPRAHLIMGDAFKGLAKRKQALAEYQLAEQNSNMFIEPLKKIFILHAEDGNKDGMLDYLVKLDDMSPLNFNRKVKIADLNYDMGKVEDAEAYYDNAIKSAASEAQTIVGEMSLDIAEKLTKTNPELAAKYFRKSLDLVRDSTDMSCMNMFNRLGISLRKAGLWAEAVEAYVAAEKLSPGDENIQYNLGLAYYDGKDYVSARKRLLMGLKINPRMFHKNAEVAYNMGLIFLESGDKPKAEKLIRHCLEIDPGHEGARSLGLV